In Desulfosalsimonas propionicica, the following are encoded in one genomic region:
- the prfA gene encoding peptide chain release factor 1, whose product MLERLDGIERRYQELESLLSDPEVVGNRELYPKYVREHSELGKIVEVYREYDRVCRELDQSRELLSDQDPEIKDLARSEIESLEDEKERLEQDLKKLLIPKDPNDDKNVILEIRAGTGGEEAGLFANDLFRMYTRYAEAKNWKIELMDANWNDSGGLKEVIAMVKGQAAYSHLKYESGTHRVQRVPATEAQGRIHTSAVTVAVLPEAEEVEVHIDPSEIHVDVFRSSGPGGQSVNTTDSAVRLTHLPSGLVVTCQDEKSQHKNKAKAMKVLRARLFDIQLQEQNDKISQQRRSQVGSGDRSERIRTYNFPQGRVTDHRIGLTLYKLEQVLQGALDEIIDELATFYQAQALQNEQSQSPETAHMDRA is encoded by the coding sequence ATGTTAGAACGACTCGACGGCATAGAAAGACGCTATCAGGAACTTGAAAGCCTGCTTAGCGACCCGGAAGTGGTGGGCAACCGCGAACTGTATCCCAAATATGTTCGTGAGCATTCCGAGCTGGGAAAGATCGTGGAGGTCTACCGGGAATACGACCGGGTATGCCGGGAACTCGACCAGAGCCGGGAGCTGCTTTCCGATCAGGATCCGGAGATAAAAGACCTGGCCAGAAGCGAGATCGAGAGCCTTGAAGACGAAAAGGAGCGCCTGGAGCAGGACCTCAAAAAGCTTCTGATTCCAAAGGATCCCAATGACGACAAAAACGTGATCCTGGAAATCCGGGCCGGTACAGGCGGCGAGGAAGCCGGCCTTTTTGCCAATGATCTGTTTCGCATGTATACGCGCTATGCCGAGGCCAAGAACTGGAAAATCGAGTTGATGGACGCCAACTGGAACGACTCGGGCGGGCTCAAGGAAGTCATTGCCATGGTCAAGGGCCAGGCGGCCTACAGCCACCTGAAATATGAAAGCGGCACCCACCGGGTCCAGCGGGTTCCGGCCACCGAGGCCCAGGGACGGATTCACACCTCTGCCGTGACCGTGGCGGTTCTGCCGGAAGCCGAGGAAGTGGAAGTCCATATCGATCCCAGCGAAATCCACGTGGATGTGTTCCGCTCCAGCGGACCGGGCGGGCAGTCGGTGAATACCACGGATTCCGCGGTTCGCCTCACTCACCTGCCCAGCGGACTGGTGGTGACCTGCCAGGATGAAAAGTCCCAGCACAAAAACAAGGCCAAGGCCATGAAAGTGCTGCGCGCCCGGCTCTTTGACATCCAGCTCCAGGAGCAGAACGACAAGATTTCCCAGCAACGCCGCAGCCAGGTGGGCAGCGGCGACCGAAGCGAGCGGATCCGCACTTATAATTTCCCCCAGGGCCGGGTGACCGACCACCGCATCGGCCTGACCCTATACAAGCTGGAACAGGTCCTTCAAGGGGCTTTGGACGAAATTATCGACGAGCTGGCCACTTTTTATCAGGCGCAGGCATTACAAAATGAGCAATCCCAGTCCCCGGAAACCGCCCACATGGACCGTGCTTGA
- the rho gene encoding transcription termination factor Rho, with protein sequence MNIVELKNKKINELTRMAKKFNIENVGRMRKQELIFSLLQAHIEKNGLIYGEGTLEILPDGFGFLRSHDCNYLPGPDDIYVSPSQIRRFSLKTGDTVSGQIRQPKDSERYFALLKVEAINFEEPDAARDKILFDNLTPLFPEKKVKLEREPDNYSMRIMDLMTPLGFGQRGLIVSPPRTGKTMLLKNIANSIIGNHKNVVPFVVLIDERPEEVTDMQRSVDAEVVSSTFDEPAERHVQVAEMVAEKAKRLVEHKKHVVILLDSITRLARAYNMTVPSSGKLLSGGVDANALHRPKRFFGAARNIEEGGSLTVIATALIDTGSRMDEVIFEEFKGTGNMELHLDRKLSDRRMYPAIDINRSGTRKEELLLDADALNRVWILRKLLSPLNPIDSLEFLLDKMKGTKTNKEFLDAMNS encoded by the coding sequence ATGAACATCGTTGAACTGAAAAACAAAAAAATCAATGAACTGACCCGGATGGCCAAGAAGTTTAACATTGAAAACGTCGGCCGGATGCGCAAGCAGGAGCTGATTTTTTCGCTGCTTCAGGCCCACATTGAAAAAAACGGTCTCATCTACGGAGAAGGCACCCTGGAAATTCTGCCTGACGGTTTCGGTTTTCTGCGGTCCCATGACTGCAACTACCTTCCGGGCCCGGATGATATCTATGTGTCGCCTTCCCAGATCCGCCGGTTCAGTCTTAAGACCGGAGACACGGTCTCCGGCCAGATCCGCCAGCCAAAGGACTCGGAACGCTACTTTGCCCTGCTCAAGGTGGAAGCCATCAACTTTGAAGAGCCGGACGCCGCCCGGGACAAGATCCTGTTTGACAACCTCACGCCCCTGTTTCCGGAAAAAAAGGTCAAGCTTGAGCGGGAGCCGGACAATTATTCCATGCGGATCATGGACCTGATGACCCCCCTGGGTTTCGGTCAGCGAGGCCTGATCGTCTCCCCGCCACGCACCGGCAAGACCATGCTGCTCAAAAACATTGCCAACAGCATCATCGGCAACCACAAAAACGTGGTCCCATTTGTGGTGCTCATTGACGAACGGCCCGAGGAGGTCACGGACATGCAGCGCTCCGTGGATGCGGAGGTGGTTTCCTCCACCTTTGACGAGCCGGCCGAGCGTCATGTGCAGGTGGCGGAAATGGTGGCTGAAAAGGCCAAGCGCCTGGTGGAGCACAAAAAGCACGTGGTGATCCTGCTCGACAGCATTACCCGCCTGGCCCGGGCCTATAACATGACCGTGCCCTCCAGCGGCAAGCTGCTTTCCGGCGGTGTGGACGCCAATGCCCTGCACCGGCCCAAGCGGTTTTTCGGCGCTGCCCGAAACATCGAGGAAGGCGGCAGCCTCACGGTGATTGCCACGGCCTTGATTGACACGGGAAGCCGAATGGACGAAGTCATTTTCGAGGAGTTCAAGGGCACGGGCAACATGGAGCTGCACCTGGACCGCAAACTTTCCGACCGCCGCATGTACCCGGCCATTGACATCAACCGCTCCGGCACCCGCAAGGAAGAACTGCTGCTTGATGCCGACGCTCTCAACCGTGTCTGGATCCTGCGCAAGCTGCTCTCTCCCTTAAATCCTATTGACAGTCTTGAATTTTTGCTCGATAAGATGAAGGGCACAAAGACCAACAAGGAATTTCTCGACGCCATGAATTCCTGA
- the rpmE gene encoding 50S ribosomal protein L31 translates to MKKEIHPEYKTTTIRCACGNEVTVGSTREDISVEICSQCHPFYTGKQKLVDSAGRIERFRRKYAKFQQNDKK, encoded by the coding sequence ATGAAAAAAGAGATTCATCCGGAATACAAAACCACCACCATCCGGTGTGCCTGCGGCAACGAGGTGACCGTCGGCTCCACCCGCGAGGATATCTCCGTTGAAATCTGCTCCCAGTGCCATCCGTTTTACACCGGCAAGCAGAAGCTGGTGGACTCGGCCGGCCGCATTGAGCGGTTCCGCCGCAAATATGCCAAATTTCAGCAAAACGACAAGAAATAA
- the coaE gene encoding dephospho-CoA kinase (Dephospho-CoA kinase (CoaE) performs the final step in coenzyme A biosynthesis.): MGRQHTTPGQPCRLIKIGVTGGVGSGKSLVCRRLQASGVPVVSADQLARQAVEPHSRAHKQIVKRFGKDILTADGTIDRPRLRQIITQDEAARRDLESYVHPEVGVQMQNHFRSAAAQGAWLAAVEVPLLFEAGLQDQFDAVILVSGDTEVRIHRIMQRDNVSRQQARALMHIQMEEAQKRRMSDFIIENNGSIDQMHAQVDRVLEKLAEKYKKIGENG; the protein is encoded by the coding sequence ATGGGCAGACAGCATACGACCCCGGGACAACCCTGCCGGCTGATTAAAATCGGGGTAACCGGGGGGGTGGGTTCCGGGAAATCCCTGGTCTGCCGCCGCCTGCAGGCGTCGGGCGTACCCGTTGTCAGCGCGGACCAACTGGCCAGACAGGCGGTTGAACCTCATAGCCGGGCCCACAAACAGATTGTAAAGCGGTTCGGCAAAGACATTCTTACGGCAGACGGCACCATTGACCGGCCCCGGCTGCGGCAGATCATCACGCAGGACGAGGCTGCACGCAGGGACCTTGAAAGCTATGTCCACCCTGAGGTAGGGGTGCAAATGCAGAACCATTTCCGGTCTGCGGCCGCGCAGGGCGCATGGCTGGCGGCAGTGGAGGTTCCGCTGCTGTTTGAAGCCGGCCTGCAGGACCAGTTTGATGCGGTGATTCTGGTTTCCGGGGATACCGAGGTTCGTATTCACCGGATCATGCAGCGCGACAATGTGAGCCGGCAGCAGGCCCGGGCCCTGATGCACATCCAGATGGAAGAAGCCCAAAAACGGCGGATGTCCGATTTTATTATTGAAAACAACGGAAGTATTGACCAAATGCATGCCCAGGTGGACCGGGTACTGGAAAAACTTGCGGAAAAGTATAAAAAAATAGGCGAAAATGGTTGA
- the prmC gene encoding peptide chain release factor N(5)-glutamine methyltransferase — protein sequence MSNPSPRKPPTWTVLDALQWTAGYFDTHGIDSPRLTAEILLAAVMETTRIDLYMRHDQPLAGEELAAFREMIRRRVRREPVAYILGEKEFLGRSFTITPDVLIPRPETEHLVEAALERLPEDDGGSRKILDLGTGSGAIVVCLAAQRPGNRYFAVDRSPAALQVARKNAAVQGVARFIHFFAGSWLSPVNADCAGFDMIVSNPPYIPSARFGDLQPEVGQYEPRMALDGADDGLFAISQIVCKAQDYLLAGGFLLMEIGWDQKSAVENLCLEAGGYAPAEFVRDYGGHDRVAILQKKPVPALDVLECS from the coding sequence ATGAGCAATCCCAGTCCCCGGAAACCGCCCACATGGACCGTGCTTGACGCCCTTCAGTGGACAGCCGGCTATTTTGACACCCATGGCATCGATTCTCCCAGACTGACCGCAGAGATTCTTCTGGCCGCGGTGATGGAAACCACACGCATTGACCTCTACATGCGCCATGATCAGCCCCTGGCCGGGGAGGAACTGGCAGCATTCCGGGAGATGATCCGCCGCCGGGTCAGGCGCGAGCCGGTTGCCTATATTCTCGGTGAAAAGGAATTTCTGGGCCGCAGCTTTACCATTACACCTGATGTTTTGATTCCCAGGCCTGAAACCGAGCACCTGGTGGAAGCCGCACTTGAACGTCTGCCGGAAGATGACGGTGGCAGCCGAAAAATTCTGGATCTGGGCACAGGTTCAGGGGCCATTGTTGTCTGTCTTGCCGCTCAAAGGCCCGGAAACCGCTATTTCGCCGTGGACCGCTCGCCTGCCGCCCTGCAGGTGGCACGGAAAAACGCTGCAGTCCAAGGGGTGGCCCGTTTCATTCATTTTTTCGCCGGCAGCTGGTTGTCCCCGGTAAATGCCGATTGTGCCGGTTTTGACATGATTGTTTCCAACCCGCCTTATATCCCGTCTGCCCGGTTCGGGGACCTGCAGCCGGAAGTGGGTCAATACGAACCCCGTATGGCACTCGACGGCGCTGATGACGGGCTTTTTGCCATCTCGCAGATCGTGTGCAAGGCTCAGGATTATTTGCTGGCCGGGGGATTTTTGCTCATGGAAATCGGCTGGGATCAGAAATCGGCCGTTGAAAATCTTTGCCTTGAGGCAGGGGGTTATGCCCCTGCCGAATTTGTGCGGGATTACGGCGGTCATGACCGGGTGGCAATTCTGCAGAAAAAACCGGTCCCGGCCCTGGACGTCCTGGAATGCTCATAA